The Aequorivita sublithincola DSM 14238 genome window below encodes:
- a CDS encoding AIPR family protein — MDRITESLITELLSNLEINSEDESKDFEKLANYTVVSNEYNKTFDIETLTVGDGNDTGIDGIAIIVNGQLVESTDEVDDLLEKNNSLEIEYLFVQSKTSPSFEGADIGTFLFGVLDFFATNPKLVRNEDIKKFAEVSNYIINKAPRFRENPSIKLFYITTGKWMDDANLKGVIENGTVNLEQTNLFEKVTFHPFGARELATAYRKTKETISTTINFNNRITLPKINGVSQAYIGLLPFSEFLKIVSDSEDNILNVFEDNVRDFQGDNNDVNGGIALTLNNEDSEIFSVLNNGVTIVASSISPTGDQFTISDYQIVNGCQTSNVLYNNRKSGNIGKVGIPIKLIATNDDEIKTRITLATNNQTPIKKEQLAALTQFQRSLEQYYNSYTGDAKIYYERRAKQYNSDNNVLKSKVITVPYQIKSFAAMFLDEPHNVTSFFGTIVKRLNEGKAQIFNNDHSYAPYYTSAFAFYKLESFFRKGSIDSSFKKVRFHILMLFRIISEKENQPPLNNHKKMEKFCSELLLILNDETKALKAFKKCTDIIENSGFDKSDRQNLKVLQKTKILIDYAKK; from the coding sequence ATGGATAGAATAACAGAAAGTTTAATTACAGAATTATTATCAAATTTAGAAATAAACTCTGAAGACGAATCAAAAGATTTTGAAAAGTTGGCAAACTACACAGTTGTCTCAAACGAATACAATAAGACATTTGATATTGAGACTTTGACCGTTGGAGATGGCAATGATACAGGAATTGATGGTATAGCCATTATTGTTAATGGACAACTTGTAGAAAGCACTGATGAAGTGGATGATTTATTAGAGAAAAATAATTCATTGGAAATTGAATACTTGTTTGTGCAATCCAAAACTTCACCAAGTTTCGAGGGTGCTGACATAGGTACATTTTTATTTGGTGTTCTTGACTTTTTCGCAACTAATCCCAAATTAGTTCGGAATGAAGATATCAAAAAATTTGCGGAAGTTTCCAATTATATAATTAATAAAGCACCGAGATTTAGAGAAAATCCTTCAATCAAATTATTTTACATTACTACGGGAAAATGGATGGATGATGCTAATTTAAAAGGGGTAATAGAAAATGGTACTGTAAATCTTGAACAAACTAACCTTTTCGAAAAAGTTACTTTTCATCCATTTGGTGCAAGAGAATTGGCAACAGCTTACAGAAAAACAAAGGAAACAATAAGTACAACAATAAATTTTAATAATAGAATTACATTACCAAAAATAAATGGAGTATCTCAAGCATATATAGGACTTTTGCCATTCTCTGAATTTTTAAAAATTGTGTCAGATAGTGAAGATAATATTCTAAATGTATTTGAAGATAACGTTAGAGATTTCCAAGGAGATAACAACGATGTAAACGGCGGAATTGCTCTTACTTTAAACAACGAGGATTCGGAAATATTTAGTGTACTAAATAATGGAGTGACAATTGTTGCAAGCTCAATTTCACCAACTGGAGACCAATTTACAATTTCAGATTATCAAATTGTAAATGGCTGTCAAACAAGTAACGTTTTATATAATAATAGAAAAAGTGGTAACATTGGTAAAGTTGGAATACCAATTAAATTAATTGCAACTAATGATGATGAAATCAAAACCAGAATTACACTTGCAACTAATAATCAAACACCGATTAAAAAAGAGCAATTAGCCGCTTTAACACAATTTCAAAGAAGTTTAGAACAATATTATAATTCATACACAGGCGATGCAAAAATATATTATGAAAGGAGAGCAAAGCAATACAATTCTGACAATAATGTTCTAAAATCAAAAGTCATTACTGTACCATATCAAATAAAGTCTTTTGCAGCGATGTTTTTAGATGAACCTCATAATGTAACAAGTTTCTTTGGAACAATTGTTAAAAGACTTAATGAAGGTAAAGCACAAATTTTCAATAATGACCATTCATATGCCCCTTATTATACAAGTGCTTTTGCTTTCTATAAATTAGAATCATTTTTTAGAAAGGGTAGCATAGACAGTTCGTTTAAAAAAGTGAGATTTCACATTTTAATGCTTTTTAGAATAATAAGCGAAAAAGAAAATCAACCACCATTAAACAATCACAAAAAAATGGAAAAGTTTTGCTCGGAATTATTGCTTATATTAAATGATGAAACCAAAGCATTGAAAGCCTTCAAGAAATGTACTGATATTATAGAAAATTCAGGTTTTGACAAATCAGATAGACAAAATTTAAAAGTTTTACAAAAAACAAAGATTTTAATAGATTACGCAAAGAAGTGA
- a CDS encoding T9SS type A sorting domain-containing protein yields MKKTTLLIAAVIFSFAANSQSFPVNSIGSFPNYTHSSQSLLWDQTSFAPWGSYSSITNQSGNMIVSADDFELTQSSRIDKITVFGYENGDNFLDILEGLDLYIYGNSVDNSPNGNPVIPGSGLLEIVNYDPLGDALNIINTDGNFYAFELDITLANGGEELILPAGNYWVVAAPRLDIFDVGDFASWKVFTTYGSAGINQAHFIDPANLLNIGATNWTPFSVYSLPVISMGFTVEGEPLLGVGENIENLVVVFPNPTTDILNVKVPASVNVNNANLINILGANTGLRLVNGSIDTSSLSSGFYILTLNTSAGTLTQKILKQ; encoded by the coding sequence ATGAAAAAAACTACGTTATTAATCGCTGCGGTTATTTTCTCTTTTGCGGCTAACTCACAGTCGTTTCCTGTTAACTCAATAGGATCATTTCCAAATTACACACACAGTTCACAATCTCTGTTATGGGATCAAACATCTTTTGCTCCTTGGGGAAGTTATTCTTCAATAACTAATCAATCAGGGAATATGATTGTTAGTGCTGATGATTTCGAACTTACGCAATCATCCCGAATTGATAAAATTACTGTTTTTGGATATGAGAATGGTGACAACTTTCTTGATATTTTAGAGGGTCTTGATTTATATATTTATGGCAATTCGGTTGATAATAGCCCTAACGGAAATCCAGTAATTCCAGGTTCTGGTCTTTTGGAAATAGTAAATTATGATCCTTTAGGTGATGCACTTAACATTATAAATACTGACGGAAATTTTTATGCATTCGAGTTAGATATTACACTTGCCAATGGAGGTGAAGAGCTTATTTTGCCTGCTGGCAACTATTGGGTCGTTGCGGCTCCTAGACTTGATATTTTTGACGTAGGGGATTTTGCGTCTTGGAAGGTGTTTACTACTTACGGAAGTGCTGGTATAAACCAAGCACATTTTATTGATCCAGCGAATCTCTTAAATATAGGTGCAACAAATTGGACTCCATTTTCAGTCTATTCTTTACCAGTGATCAGTATGGGTTTCACTGTTGAAGGTGAACCGTTATTAGGTGTTGGTGAGAACATTGAAAACTTAGTTGTAGTATTCCCAAATCCAACAACAGACATCTTAAACGTAAAAGTGCCTGCTAGCGTAAATGTAAACAATGCAAATTTAATAAATATTTTAGGCGCAAATACGGGTCTTAGATTGGTTAATGGTTCGATAGATACATCATCTCTATCTAGCGGTTTTTATATTTTAACTTTAAATACTTCTGCAGGTACACTCACTCAAAAAATTTTAAAGCAATAA